The following proteins are co-located in the Echinicola sp. 20G genome:
- a CDS encoding prephenate dehydratase: MKSPQQRVAIQGIKGSYHYQVALNKFGSEINVVECLSFSELVRKIINEEADIGVLALENSIAGAILPNYDLMDRNNLSIIGEFYLPIAHQLMALKGQSIEDIKEVRSHPMALLQCKAFFEHYPHIKLIEDLDTAAVAKTISDKKLKGVGAIAGKSAAEFYQLDILASDIQTIKNNFTRFCIVQKENKAREKDSFDKASIKLIIKNEPGSLAKVLTTMSEHNLDLSKIQSLPVIDEPWNYAFFIDMIFNNVNDYHETIEILTNRGHKIKVLGEYKNTK, encoded by the coding sequence TTGAAATCTCCACAACAACGAGTAGCCATTCAAGGCATCAAAGGCTCCTACCACTATCAAGTAGCTCTAAATAAATTTGGTTCTGAAATCAATGTCGTAGAATGCCTGAGCTTTTCCGAATTGGTGCGAAAAATCATCAATGAGGAAGCTGATATTGGGGTATTGGCCTTGGAAAACTCCATTGCTGGAGCCATCCTCCCCAATTATGATTTGATGGACAGAAACAACCTCAGCATCATTGGGGAATTTTATCTTCCCATCGCCCACCAACTGATGGCATTGAAGGGTCAAAGCATTGAAGACATCAAAGAAGTACGCTCCCACCCAATGGCTTTATTGCAATGCAAAGCTTTCTTTGAACATTATCCCCACATCAAATTGATTGAGGATCTTGACACTGCTGCGGTAGCCAAAACCATTAGTGATAAAAAACTAAAAGGCGTCGGCGCAATAGCCGGAAAATCAGCTGCTGAATTCTACCAATTGGACATTCTGGCTTCTGACATACAGACGATCAAAAATAACTTTACGAGGTTTTGTATTGTCCAAAAGGAAAACAAGGCTCGTGAAAAAGACTCTTTCGACAAAGCCTCAATCAAATTGATCATTAAAAATGAACCTGGAAGCCTAGCCAAAGTATTGACCACAATGAGTGAGCACAACCTTGACCTCTCCAAAATCCAGTCACTTCCTGTTATAGATGAGCCTTGGAATTATGCTTTTTTCATTGACATGATATTCAACAATGTCAACGACTATCATGAAACAATCG